The following DNA comes from Ascaphus truei isolate aAscTru1 chromosome 1, aAscTru1.hap1, whole genome shotgun sequence.
TGTGAGGAGATGGCCATCTTTACAACAGCAAAGCCGTGGTCCTCACGCAGATCAAATGGAAGCAAATGTATCTGGTCTATGGCACACAATCTTTGTACAACCATAATCCCACAGAGTGTCACACCCGTCGACCACCCTCTTACCAAACCACCACCCCCCATTACTCACCTCGTCCATTGCTCCGTATAAACTGCACCACGCTGCCCACGTCCTCGTCCTCTGGGTACATCTGGTAGCGCACGGTGAGGTTGTTGAACTCCTTGTCCAGCGCCAGGAAGACGCCCTCGATAATGAAGTAGTGCGGACGGTCGTCCATCTTTACGTCGTGATAAACCAGCGCGGCCCTCGAGCTCCAGTTGAAGTGCTCATGGAGATGGGACACAAACTCCCCCAGCTTGATCGCCGTGGGGCCCGTCCGCACCGTTGTGTTGTAGTGATCATCGTCCTGCTTGAAGCCGAAGGCCAGGGCACCCGCGGTTATCAGGGGTAGACGCCAATGTGTGGCAAAGCGGGCGACTGAGGCCGCGGGATACACGCAGCCAGGACCGAAGAGCACGTCAGGGTCGCGATAAAGTCTCAGGTCCACGGCGTTGAGTGGAGCCACATACTCGGAGCAGGCCCCATCCAGCTCAGAGGTGAGGAAGGCCAACTCCACTTGGTACCCAGGCAGAAGTCGGAGCTCGCCCTGTGCCCGCTCCACTGCCATGCGCAGAGCTGGTGCCAC
Coding sequences within:
- the LOC142472343 gene encoding atrial natriuretic peptide receptor 2-like, coding for MPRSGFPALAPSTVPAFCFLHFLLLCPSCARQSPPANRNLTLAVVLPESNLRYAWSWPRVAPALRMAVERAQGELRLLPGYQVELAFLTSELDGACSEYVAPLNAVDLRLYRDPDVLFGPGCVYPAASVARFATHWRLPLITAGALAFGFKQDDDHYNTTVRTGPTAIKLGEFVSHLHEHFNWSSRAALVYHDVKMDDRPHYFIIEGVFLALDKEFNNLTVRYQMYPEDEDVGSVVQFIRSNGRVIYICGPLDMLHRIMLQAHREELTGGDYVFFYVDVFAESLRGDVNREAKKPWQSNQAQEKELREAFKRLPLLR